In the Augochlora pura isolate Apur16 chromosome 7, APUR_v2.2.1, whole genome shotgun sequence genome, GtgatgttattatatttagatagTTTTACATCATTTTTTACATTCAACTTCAATACACAAAACATGGGGAAAAAAactagtaattaattttaagaataacGAGCAATTTACGTTtgtgttaaaaaaaatgtttaattaagcTGTAGAAATagtggaatttttataaataaaatgatatcaaTAATTATGCAATTCGAGGAAGcttgtattaaaaatgaacacaGTAATTATGGTGATtgtcaacaatatttatacgtgGACCATGTATccaaagttatttattaatattttttataattatttaaatagcttACCTGCTATTGgaagttttaattcaaaagtTATGTAAAAagcatttcatttacaaatttctttcgtttaatATATCAAACTTATCTagtataatatctattatatacaCGTTCTTCATAAACGCTGAACAACCAAATCATAAGCATTGTTTTTGACATTTTggacaatattaataaaagctTACGATTATATTACATTCATCGTGTCTCTATCTTCTccttttcataataataagatGAATGAATtctatgatttataaatattttcacttatattatatatatatattacaattaaagaaaaatattctttaaacgAACAGTGAAAAAcagtaatgaaattattgatttgaaaaaaatgactgattaattataactaaaattGAAAGCTTCGATAACCATTACCAcaaaacgatgaaaaattataaaataacattaggatgttatttcattctaatattgtaaaatatgtacatatattaacCTCTATAATTTTGCTAATATATTGgtaaacatttaaaacaatatataataattttattctaatcgttgtACTTTTACTTAAAGTTTAcgatatcataaataattataacataaaataaattataatttcatccctgcatctaaattaaaaagttgcgTCATGATTTCATATGTTGTAAAACTAACTGACATCATGGGAATAGCACGTAAATAATTGATACTCATCCCACGATAAAGACCTTTTGTAATTCCGTTTTCTTGGTATATCTTTATTATGGTTTTTAACATgttattactaaaaaaaaaaaaaacaaccaAAATTACAGTAtcatcatattatatatatataattatttaataaatatgtttaccTGAACTCATGCGTATTGGGATTCATCATAGCCAGTTGCATACGTTTTTTAGTTACGTCCAGAGGATAACAAACACTTTGAGCAACAGCTCCTGCCATACCTCCGCACACTAATCTTGCTGGTATAGTTAAAACTAATCCACCTGTtgtgaaagatatttttagaatacggttaaatagaaataaattcgttaagAATATCTTTGTTAAGAAAACATTATGCATATTGTACCAGAACTTTTATCGGACGTTTTACAAAGGTACTCTGGAGCATGTgtcatacataaatatttcagttttttaaatatataaaatgacaaTCCTCCGTATGGAATGATGGCAATAACGTTTGGCCAAAATCCTCTGTACAATGCTCGAACACCACCTTCCTGCAAAACTTAACAAATTCTAAAAAGAGAATTCTTTGTGCATACAATATAGACGttatttaaagtttattaatactatatgaAAACTGAGACACCTTGATCGTGTTAATATGTTTTTAACTtatccaatattttattttataaccaGATGTATTGAAACAGAGATGTGCTTTCTAAACGTGCACTTTCTTCCATGTTCAATAATAATCTGTTTTAAGAATTTTCGCTTATGagtatgaaaaattgatattaccttcttataaattacaaatccTGCATTGATAATTCCTGTGTATATGTGTTCTCCAGCAACTTGAAAAGCAAGCCTAACTCTAATGGTATCTAACGGATATGTTAGTGTAACTGCTGTAACACCAGCAGCTGATCCAGCCAAAAAGTCATGTGAAAGTGCATACGTATTTGGTAATTTGACTAGCCActagtaaaaatgaaatatgtcttaataaaagttttgtatttttatcggtatatattttttgtttcatacAAATATACGTTCTTTTGTACGTGTGTTGTCATAGAATGTCGAATAGATCATTATATGTGAtgtcagaaatattaattaaattaaaatgaaagaaacttGTCATCTTTTTTACATATTAcacattttacattaatacATGGTtcacatattattatacacatttaaatatgtactatataaaaagaaaggtAAAGCAGTTCAGTTATTACAGtctacattaaatatttaatcttcaaCATTATCACGAATGTATAGTTTTTATGTACAAAGAGTTTTCGTTCTCTTCTAAAGAAATTGTGATAGTTTAttctttgtataaaaatgagaaagaatGTTATGTTATAAAGTTAAGAAACACATGCAGCATAATTTAAGATATGTGGGAAGTATGAAATGGTCTGATTCAACGCATTAATATTAGATTCATAAAAATGtgatcttatttttaattacagctTATTATTGTGTTGCAATGACCTTTTGATTCGATCCTAATGAAATGAGATGTTAGTCTACTGTTTTtatgtcaaataaatattgtattatgaaTAGAACGATTAATATTCAAGCTGCACACAATGAagcaaaattgtttacaattttttgtagCTGTATCAAAGCTGGAGATGAACACTGCGAGCAATTATCCTGAATatagcaaatattatttcctttttttttcaattcagTGTGCTGAATCAACCTTCGTTAAATGAAGgcaattttctgtatttatctTGTTTTTTTCCTTGGCGATAACCACGTctatttacttaattaattacacgaCATTTTTTCAGTCCATTCGTTGTCAGAGGATTAACTAATataactgttttttttttttttacttttacgtgaaatattatttaacgtttatgaaaatgatttaagtttataaaaacgataaatatATCCGATTTATTATTCAAGGCGGACAGTTATCGTGTATACGAAAAGATTatcataaatttgaaataaaatagtttctccgaattatattagtatttgGGTATTCGAACATTACAAAATTTGTGGGTCGTGACCCAAATATGAAGAACTTTCTCGACCCGGTTTTGAATACATTCATATGTGACTATATACATAGAGAAATAAGATAACAAACACTTTTTTGTTAAGTCATATGATTAGACTGACAAAATAGTGTGCGTGTCAAAAAACTGCTGAATCTTTAATGATCCATGGAAAACGGGAACTATTCATATATTCAAAGAGATAAGGTTTGAAGGATATTGTTATGTATTATTGATTGGTAGTTACCTTTTTGTATAATTCATACGATGTAAATTGTATTGCAGCGTACGGAAAGACTCTGACCATTTGGGCAAAGTTTCCTTTGTAGAGAGCAGAAAATTGTTCACGCTGAATAATTTCTCTCAGTCCTGAGAAAACGcctgaaataacaaattagtattaaaaatttcttttgcatACCGtcgaatctatttttattacaactcTTACCCAAATGTTTATAATGCTCGTTCTGAgcttgtaataatatttttattctatctaATGGAGCAACAGCTGTTTTCGAGCACATCCCAGCTACACCtgcagaaaaaaattatttgaattacaactaataaaaaatgattaaaatttcattcgagaaGCTTATGCATAGAACTTTACCGCATAGAAAGattaagaatttcatttatgtaaATGAACGACAAGTaaaatgcaatgaaataaattaaaagaacctgtattataatgattaaaaacttTAACTGACCTCCAGCGATTAAgctttttataacaatttcaaaattcttcttGGATTCAACAGGTGATgccattttgaaattgttgacAGACGCCGTACACGCGCAGCTCAGATAATCTTGTTACTTCTTCGGGCATATATATCGCGCAGCGAGCACCAGCGACGGTTCCCTTACCCGTGATCTTTCCAACTCATATGAATTGCGATGCGCAAAAGTGATGCGCAACGAGTCATTTCTGAATGAACCTGCTGTCGAAAGCAGGTGGCGTACGTATCAAACTACCTGTGCGCACATATAACCTGTCGGCAAACGAAAACCTATGCAATATCACTCTTTGCATCGCCATACCTCTTTCTAATTTCCAACGAACTTTTTATCATTGAAttattggatttatttttaataatggcACTATcttcttttcataaataacaGAACATTTGGTATCAAATATTTCGACGATGAAAGTAATCAATGATACAATTATCGTAAGAATTTGTAATACAAAAGTTTAAACACTCGCTTAACGAAGTTCGTTATTCTTGAAAACAGTAgattttcaatgttatttaatatagtatgcCTAAAATTATAACTTGACAAAAAACAAGATACAGTTGTATTGTAAATCTAACCTAGCAAACGTAACTTATGTAGATACGTACggtagtaatattaatatccagTGCTACCACGGTCGAACGTTTAAAGTGTTCAGAATTATATTACAAGCTCACTACAAAATAATGGAAGGCACAGACAAGCCAGACTGTTCCAGTTCCACATAACGATATAGTAAACGTTCGCGGCTCCGGACTACAGGTGTGAAGTTGGCTCgccgtattaattaatattaatgaaatatagcTGAAAAGATTGCTCTTTAATCGCCTATAATTTCTCACCATTTAGTTTTCATCGTTCGCTTATCCTTTTCGagaaatataagaaacaaatttgaaaatccTAGGGACTTTTACGAGAGGCTGGAGATTTAAAAccgaaatttctgaaataatgcATAAAACATTCTGTACGAACTGCCAAAGAATTGCTctttatttgttcattattgttctctaattattttaaactgcgtgttattgttataaaaaaattgcctACAAATCATCACGTGTTAGTGTCTCCCTACGCGAAATTAGTCGAAAATATAAGCGATTGGTAATACGAATCAGCATGATTCAAATAGCTAGCGAGAAAGCTAGCCCTCTGCTGGCGAGCATTAGAAGCCTCTACAAACCATTTACCGTGAAAcgtaaatcgtttaaaaacaGAGTGCGGTGTCTTGTATAATCATTGCTTGTGGAATTAAAAGGATATTATCAAATGTAGTGATAAAATGGCGAGTTAGTGTGTTGACGTTCATTTTAAGATTCTTTTTAGAGCGAGTGTAggaagattttttaatttaattaataacgtatAAGGTTTAGTTTATGTATGAAATAGCCGTCTCGTTCGTATGACATGagttcaattaattcgatgaTTGAACctatccaaaatatttctacgttCGTCGATGGTGATCACAATTGCACTGCTGTCGATAAGACCACCGGGAAAACTTGCGGTGAACTGGAAAGTCTAAAAATTATCGacgaatttcaaaaattatacgaGAATCGTATCCGGAATGTTGATCAAGAAATCGACAATGAATTTGATCGTGTCATTGTAAGTaaccatttttaattgatacgCCGACTTTAACATTTCCATGgtgtttgttttttaaagGACTTTATGTAACAGTAATgcggaattttttttagacgaaattggaaatttcgaGGGAatggattaaaaatttaagggAGCAAAATGTCATGTTGGTACAGATCGTGGAAGACTTGGAGCACGCTGCTTCGGACAgggtgaaattattgaaacaaaagtTACAACAATCCTCTGTAATAGTGTCtgaaaatttaacgaaatctGGCTATACGGAGAAGGTCAACCACAAATCTTATTAATGGATTCAGAAGAAAGTGATTATAATCTAaacctattttttttttattatagactATAAATACACTTACAAATCGTGTAAGTAATTTACAAAAGGAGGAGGAGTATATGCGCCATAGAATAGAGTTTCTACAAAATGATATAAAGGAATTATTGGAATTGATAAGACGCGCGTCGCAAGAAAACCGTTGGAATTTAGATGGGTTGAAGTTTATAGAAATTCAACCGACTGATATACCTGCTCCTCTCGAGTAAGCTTTTATTGTTCGGTTAAATCGTGCTAGACCATTAATGaatgatgtaataatttattttttttgtatctTTATAGTTGTCCTTGTGGCcaggtaaatataaatttagatGTTGATAAAAGATACAAACTTACATTCAAAGTTAGTCACGGTCTTGCGAATAACTCGCGCTATCAATCGCGCGAGACTATATCTATGATACACCCTCCATATTCAACGTCCCTTTAACTttggatttttattgaatatgtaattaatacacatatattgtttatcataaatttttgGTTACCTACACTccttatagaaaaatttcttgtCAATATTTCTATGCATAATAAATGGTgggtatttaaaataattatatgaagaTTGTTGTTGTCCTTctatttgctattttaataACGGTCGGaataacgatatttataataacagtaataatacgaaattaatgttGAAATTCCAAAATTAGGACGAAACAAACCAGAGAAAAATTCAGCCtttgaaattgcaaattgAACATCttcaagaaaatgaaaagaaaatggttGCGTGAgtataaagaaaatcgaaatgaatctactaaatatgtaAAGTAGCCACGGAATAACGTTTTCCGTGTTTCTAGGTATCAGAAGGAACTGGAAGAGAAATTGGTTGATCttacaatgaaattagaaaCTAAGGAAGAcgctattaataaatttttaattcaaaatcaaACCTTTACCGATAACGTTAGAAAATTTACTCAAATCGATAATCAAACTAcatgtaattcaattttaacaaacgatCAACAAACTTCCGATGTAAGTAAATCtgtaagtataaaattaatgcagGATTTAAAGCAAATTAAATGGTtagctaaaaaaaaaaaaacacattaAATACTCGATAGCAAGGCAATCATGTTGAATGTGGACaataacaaaatgttttttacgTCTTCTGTTGTCATTCAGATTGTGTTAGTAGCCgatattgttgaaaaaatgttcattGAAAAAGATTTTGAAATGAGAAAGTTGCGGCAGCGTTTGCGCATTGCTGAATCAGCTTTGGAAGCATTAACTCGCGATAGCAATACAAGTTGTCTTAAAGCacaattgaatgaaaaatgcagACTAATCGAAGAGATAAAGCAACAGATGTCTGACACACGGAAAGTTTGTGTTACATGCTTGCACGTGTTACTTCTTTTCatacgtataattatttaaatgtaattccACTCGGCTCACTATAGGACTTACTAGAGAAACAAGACACATTGATAGCAGAAGggatagaaaaaaataaaatgataacatGTTTGCAAAAACAAATAGCAACATTACaagaacaatattacaatGCTAGTatgcaaattcaatttaatgaGGATATCATTAAAGAAATGCGAAAGAAGCTAAAACGAACGATG is a window encoding:
- the LOC144472106 gene encoding solute carrier family 25 member 16 isoform X2 — protein: MASPVESKKNFEIVIKSLIAGGVAGMCSKTAVAPLDRIKILLQAQNEHYKHLGVFSGLREIIQREQFSALYKGNFAQMVRVFPYAAIQFTSYELYKKEGGVRALYRGFWPNVIAIIPYGGLSFYIFKKLKYLCMTHAPEYLCKTSDKSSGGLVLTIPARLVCGGMAGAVAQSVCYPLDVTKKRMQLAMMNPNTHEFSNNMLKTIIKIYQENGITKGLYRGMSINYLRAIPMMSVSFTTYEIMTQLFNLDAGMKL
- the LOC144473332 gene encoding uncharacterized protein LOC144473332 codes for the protein MLNVDNNKMFFTSSVVIQIVLVADIVEKMFIEKDFEMRKLRQRLRIAESALEALTRDSNTSCLKAQLNEKCRLIEEIKQQMSDTRKDLLEKQDTLIAEGIEKNKMITCLQKQIATLQEQYYNASMQIQFNEDIIKEMRKKLKRTMDKCLYTSIFSCFDNCPNAFDIDAQEVESVHKCYKSIYSPTAFSGSINRSNYISFLQNYVENNINSETENLSTMKSVNLKNFVNETMSCPQNKIKLNKYFHNIDKKLMQRHKLSSLLELPST
- the LOC144472106 gene encoding solute carrier family 25 member 16 isoform X1, with protein sequence MASPVESKKNFEIVIKSLIAGGVAGMCSKTAVAPLDRIKILLQAQNEHYKHLGVFSGLREIIQREQFSALYKGNFAQMVRVFPYAAIQFTSYELYKKWLVKLPNTYALSHDFLAGSAAGVTAVTLTYPLDTIRVRLAFQVAGEHIYTGIINAGFVIYKKEGGVRALYRGFWPNVIAIIPYGGLSFYIFKKLKYLCMTHAPEYLCKTSDKSSGGLVLTIPARLVCGGMAGAVAQSVCYPLDVTKKRMQLAMMNPNTHEFSNNMLKTIIKIYQENGITKGLYRGMSINYLRAIPMMSVSFTTYEIMTQLFNLDAGMKL